Part of the Erinaceus europaeus chromosome 5, mEriEur2.1, whole genome shotgun sequence genome is shown below.
GAGATCAAACCATCCAGAACTGTAAGTAGGACTAAGGTCGCTTGGCATCCTTGGCACTTGCACCCCCATTCTCACGtcgtctcccttttcttttctttctttttttttccctccttcccttcccatgGCTTTGTTGGAGTTCAGGCCTCAGGTCCCCTGGTCCTCTGAGATGGTGAGATGGCTGCGGCAGCGGTGGCCGGACTGATCCCCGTCTTACACTCGGTGGCTGGTGACAAGTCGGGCTACTACATCGGCCGGCAGCTGTGGTTCGGCTTCATTGCCGTGTACGGGGTGGTGGTGTACGTGGTCCGCATGCCCTGGGCCTCCATCCACAATGACTTCTGGTGCCACGGCAACATCACCTACCCATGCCTGATCGAGTGCTTTGAGAAACGTTTCAGCAGCCCTGTGGTGGGCATctggtacttcttcttcttcatcttcctggCCTTCTTCTTCCTCATGGAGTTCTTCATGGCGCAGATCCGGCACAAGCAGACTAAGACCAAGGCCGTGGAGACCGTGGCGGACGAGGTGGAGGAAGGATCcatggtggggatccaggagcatGTCACCACGCCCAAAAAGTCCATCCTCAACTTCCACCAGGAGAAGATGCTGCTTCTGCTCTACCTGCTgtacttcctcctgcaggtgggcacccagGGGGTCTTCCTCTTCCTGCTCATCTACCACCACCTGCCTCTGGTCAGCCAGCCTGTCATTGACTGCAGGAACAGCCTGTGTCCCGGCTCCTATGTCTGCCTTATCAGGGGGACCATGGAGAAGCAGATGTCCATTTACACCCTCATCACCTTGTCCTCCATGATCATCCTCTTCTGCCTTGGCTTCTTCATCTACAGCATCCACCACTACCTGCTCAAGGGGCTCTCCAGTGTCAAGTTCTGGGTTGGCTGATGTCTGCGGATCTGAACTGAGAGCATCCCTCACTCTTCACACCAGGACGAAGCTGTGCCCCCAAATAAGGCTGGGGCTCACTCccttctttgtttttccctttcgtACAATAAACACAAACTGTTTCTAGTCacactctctttcctttcttccctttttaaaagatttttaaaaaatctttattaaagtcagccagaaatcgagatgggagggggagatagagagggagagagacacagagacacccgcagctctgcctcactgcttgtgaagcttcccccctgcaggagggggccggggggcttgaacccgggtccttgcgcactgtgacgtgtgtgctcagctaggtgcaccaccacccggccccctttactttatttttcaccATGCCTGTCACCAGGGtgtcctcatccccacccccatagataaccactatagttctcccacagtctcggaaataggttgacattttgtttttattttcacatttgtGTACTCTATTCT
Proteins encoded:
- the LOC132538706 gene encoding uncharacterized protein LOC132538706 gives rise to the protein MAAAAVAGLIPVLHSVAGDKSGYYIGRQLWFGFIAVYGVVVYVVRMPWASIHNDFWCHGNITYPCLIECFEKRFSSPVVGIWYFFFFIFLAFFFLMEFFMAQIRHKQTKTKAVETVADEVEEGSMVGIQEHVTTPKKSILNFHQEKMLLLLYLLYFLLQVGTQGVFLFLLIYHHLPLVSQPVIDCRNSLCPGSYVCLIRGTMEKQMSIYTLITLSSMIILFCLGFFIYSIHHYLLKGLSSVKFWVG